GTGATGGGCACAGCAAGCACGATGGCCTCGATCGCCGAAGCGATCGGCATGGCGTTACCGGGCTGTGCGGCTATTCCGGCGCCGGACAGCAGACGCAGGCATATGTCCGAGCGAACGGGCAAGCAGATCGTAGAGCTGGTTCGCCAGGGCATTCGTCCCCGCGACATCATGACTGCAGCGGCGATAGAGAATGCGATCACAGTTACGATGGCGAGCGGCGGATCGACGAACGCTATCATCCATCTTATAGCGATCTCCCAGCGGCTGGGGATGAAGCTGCCTTTAGAGACATTTGACCGGATCAGTAGTCAGACCCCGTTTATTTTGAACCTGCGTCCTTCGGGCAAATATCAGATGGAGGAGTATTTCGAGGCAGGTGGTGTACCCGCGCTGATGAAGGAGCTGGAGCCGCTGCTGAATGGGGATTGTTTGACTGTAACAGGCAAAACGGTTACAGAAAATCTGGTTCAGGCGGCAACAATTGACGGAGATGTGATTCGTACCTTGGAGGAGCCACTCGACAGCCAAGGTGGAATTGCTGTGTTGCGCGGAAATCTGGCGCCGGATGGGGCGCTGATCAAGCAAACCGCTGTATCCGTTCATCTCAAAAAGCATATCGGATGCGCAGTAGTGTTCGAGAGCCCTGCCGATCTAAATAAGCGGATCGATGATCCTGATCTGGTCGTGGATGAGAACAGTGTGCTAGTGCTTAAAAACGCAGGTCCGAAGGGTGCTCCAGCGATGCCGGAGATCGGGCAAATCCCGATTCCACAAAAGCTGCTGAAGCAGGGCATACGCGACATGATACGCATCTCGGACGCGCGGATTAGCGGTACTTCCTATGGCGCATTGATTGTACATGCGGCGCCGGAAGCTGCTGTTGGTGGTACGCTGGCGCTTGTGCAGGATGGCGACGAAATTGAGCTGGATATTTCCGCGAGGCGCTTGGAGCTGAAGGTGTCTGATGAAGAATTGGCACGACGTAGGGTCTCATGGCAAGCGCCGAAGCCGCACTACGACAGAGGGTATGGCTTGCTGTTTCATGAGCGTGTGCTTCAAGCGAATCTCGGTTGTGACTTTGACTTTCTTCTCCCTGTTGAGCTTAGAGAAGAGTTGCTGAGCGAGAGGGAATCGGTGCACATCAAATAATAGCCGAGACTGAAATAATCTAATGCTTGTGAAGATAAAATAGCTGCACTTTATACAACTACAGTATATCGTAATCGTCTCATTTGGACTTTAATTGCACTTCATACAGTTAAATCTTATCAAATCGCTGTTTGTAGTCTCATTCTGGATTATTAATTGCAGATAGTACAACTAAATTGCCATCTACGGGAACAGGAGTTGTTATAAGTGTACGAAATACACTTATATCGCACGTATCGCACGCATTGCACGAATCGCAAGTGTCGCGCATGTCGCAAATATCGCACGAATTGTACTTATCTGCGGCTCCGGAAGCGGCTATCGGAGGAATTGCGACTCTTGTGCAGGATGGCGACGAAATTGAGTTGGATATTTCCGCGAGGAGCTTAGAGCTGAAGGTGTCGGGAGAGAATGAGGCCAAGCGGCGGATTACAAGGCAAGCGCCTAAGCTACACAACGACAAAAGTTAGTATGAGTTTACTAGATTGTCTGACTGAACTGGATAGGCTGGACTGAGCTTGGTCTATTGCTTTGATTGATTTGAAAGAGATGATTGCTTTGCTTTGAGTGATTGCATTTTATGCAATAGATTCCGCTCTAGAGTGGATGGATTTTGATTCTATTGCACTTTGTGCAATGAAATTTCAGATAATCACCACTAAACGAGCTTATAGCAGGAATCTGATGTATGAAGTGCAATAGATTCATTTTTTAGCGATGAATTTGGAAATTCTATTGCACATTCTGCAATCAGGGAGTTAGTTTTCGATTGTAGCAAGCTGGTTTGTGAATGTAGCAAACTGGTTTGTGAATGTAGCTAGTTAGTTTTCGATTGTAGTTAGCTTGGTTTCCGATCACTACAAGCTAGTTTCTAATCTCAGCTAGCCCGGTTCCCAATTACAACTAGCATCGTGTCCGTTTACACCAAGCAATAAGGTCGTTTGTGGCAAAAGCAACAAACTTGAGTCAATGGAGAGGAGAGTTCAATGATGCGAACCGTTCAAGAGTTGGAGGAGCGCTTGGCAAGTCCGTCCGCAGCACTGATTGAGGAACTTAGCCAGCTCGATGGAGATATTATGCTACTAGGCGTGGGGGGCAAGATGGGACCTAGTCTCGCAAGGCTAGCGGTGAATGCAATTCGCCAAGCGGGGCTAAACAAGAAAGTGATCGGCGTATCCCGCTTCTCGAATAAGGAGCTGAGACGAGAGCTTGAAGAGGCCGGGGTCGAGATTATCTCCGCCGATTTGTCTGACGATAAGGCGCTACAGGCACTCCCTGAAACCCAAAATATTCTCTATATGGCCGGGAATAAATTCGGCACGACCGGGAATGAACATTTCACTTGGATGATGAATGCCTATCTGCCGGGACGCGTTGCGGAACGGTTCCGTAATTCACGAATGGTTGTATTCTCAACAGGCAACGTTTACCCTTTTACTCCGGTCAGCCAAGGAGGCGCAACGGAAAGAACTTCACCGAACGCGAATGGGGAGTATGGGCAATCCTGTCTGGGCCGGGAGCGTATATTTGAACATTTCTCTCATAAAAATGGAACGCCGATGTTCATTTATCGGCTGAATTACGCCATTGATCTGCGGTATGGTGTGTTATTGGAGCTTGCTCGATCGGTCAGGGAGGGACTTCCCATTGATATCACAATGGGTCATGCCAATGTGATCTGGCAAGGGGATGCGAATGAAATCGCATTGCGAGCACTGCTGCGTTGCAGTTCGCCGCCTAATGTCATGAACATTACTGGGCCTGAGACATTGTCCCTGCGCTGGGCTGCGAATGAATTCGGCCGAAAGTTAGGCATTGAGCCGATTTTTACAGGTGCAGAAGCACCTACTGCACTGCTAAGTAATGCAGCGAAAGCCGCTGCCACCTTTGGCTATCCGCGGGTATCGCTGGCCGAAATGATCGACTGGATTGGCGATTGGGTAGGGCAAGGCGGAGAAACCTGGAATAAACCCACGCATTTTCAGGAGCGGGAGGGCAAATATTAATGACACTGACAAGAGTACCTTTGACTTCGGAATTACATGCCGCGCTTCATGATGGGTTGGCTATTCCCGCACATCCTCTCGCCTTAACTAAAGAGCGCAAGCTGGATGAGCGACGTCAACGGGCACTTACCCGATATTATGTTGCTTCCGGGGCGGGTGGAGTCGCTGTTGCCGTGCATTCTACTCAATTCGAGATCAGGGATCCAGAAGTAGGGCTGCTGGAGCCTGTGTTACGTCTAGCTGCGGAAGAGGTGGAGCTTGCCCAGCTAAATCGGCCATTCATGAAAGTAGCGGGTATTTGCGGTGGGACGGAGCAGGCAGTTCTTGAAGCGCGCCTTGCCGCAAGCTTTGGGTATGAAGCGGGGCTGCTTAGCATGGGAGGCCTGCAAACCTTGAGTGAGGAAGAATTGCTAGAACGAACACGCAGAGTGGCAGATGTGATTCCGGTGTTTGGTTTCTACCTTCAGCCGTCGGTGGGAGGGCGGATTTTAAGCTTTGATTTTTGGAAGGCATTCGCTGAAATAGAAGGCGTAATTGCCATCAAAATGGCGCCGTTCAATCGTTATCAGACGCTGGATGTAGTCAGAGCTGTGCTTGAATCCAGCCGTAGCGAAGAAATTGCTCTGTACACCGGAAATGATGATAATATTGTCAGCGATCTGCTCACGACCTTCCGATTTATGGTGAACGGCAAGCCCGTTGAGAAAAAAATAGTCGGCGGCCTACTCGGTCACTGGGCAGTCTGGACGAGCAAAGCAGTCCAGCTGCTTAATGAGATTAAAAAGGTCAGAAATGAACCCTCGTTGGCATCCAATTGGTTGACGCTTGGGGCTGAAGTGACGGACAGCAATGCGGCGATATTTGATCCCGCGCATCATTTTC
This genomic stretch from Paenibacillus sp. FSL H7-0737 harbors:
- a CDS encoding IlvD/Edd family dehydratase; the protein is MAECRDSEESVAESGGKLKSEAYFQEKDLWGFIHRSFTKSMGYTEEDLRKPVIGICNTFSELNKCHSHFNELVDYVKRGVWQAGGVPMEFPTISIGEPYVKPTTMLLRNLMAMDTEEMMKGHPIDGVVLLGGCDKTVPAQLMAAASANIPAIVLTGGPMLNGRLGGRSLGACTDCYGFTLEHKAGNISDEELAVAENAICRSDGHCMVMGTASTMASIAEAIGMALPGCAAIPAPDSRRRHMSERTGKQIVELVRQGIRPRDIMTAAAIENAITVTMASGGSTNAIIHLIAISQRLGMKLPLETFDRISSQTPFILNLRPSGKYQMEEYFEAGGVPALMKELEPLLNGDCLTVTGKTVTENLVQAATIDGDVIRTLEEPLDSQGGIAVLRGNLAPDGALIKQTAVSVHLKKHIGCAVVFESPADLNKRIDDPDLVVDENSVLVLKNAGPKGAPAMPEIGQIPIPQKLLKQGIRDMIRISDARISGTSYGALIVHAAPEAAVGGTLALVQDGDEIELDISARRLELKVSDEELARRRVSWQAPKPHYDRGYGLLFHERVLQANLGCDFDFLLPVELREELLSERESVHIK
- a CDS encoding NAD-dependent epimerase/dehydratase family protein, with product MRTVQELEERLASPSAALIEELSQLDGDIMLLGVGGKMGPSLARLAVNAIRQAGLNKKVIGVSRFSNKELRRELEEAGVEIISADLSDDKALQALPETQNILYMAGNKFGTTGNEHFTWMMNAYLPGRVAERFRNSRMVVFSTGNVYPFTPVSQGGATERTSPNANGEYGQSCLGRERIFEHFSHKNGTPMFIYRLNYAIDLRYGVLLELARSVREGLPIDITMGHANVIWQGDANEIALRALLRCSSPPNVMNITGPETLSLRWAANEFGRKLGIEPIFTGAEAPTALLSNAAKAAATFGYPRVSLAEMIDWIGDWVGQGGETWNKPTHFQEREGKY
- a CDS encoding dihydroxy-acid dehydratase domain-containing protein codes for the protein MSQISHELYLSAAPEAAIGGIATLVQDGDEIELDISARSLELKVSGENEAKRRITRQAPKLHNDKS
- a CDS encoding dihydrodipicolinate synthase family protein; protein product: MTLTRVPLTSELHAALHDGLAIPAHPLALTKERKLDERRQRALTRYYVASGAGGVAVAVHSTQFEIRDPEVGLLEPVLRLAAEEVELAQLNRPFMKVAGICGGTEQAVLEARLAASFGYEAGLLSMGGLQTLSEEELLERTRRVADVIPVFGFYLQPSVGGRILSFDFWKAFAEIEGVIAIKMAPFNRYQTLDVVRAVLESSRSEEIALYTGNDDNIVSDLLTTFRFMVNGKPVEKKIVGGLLGHWAVWTSKAVQLLNEIKKVRNEPSLASNWLTLGAEVTDSNAAIFDPAHHFHGCIPGIHEVLRQQGLLEGLWCLNPEERLSPGQVEEINRVRRDYPHLVDDGFVASHLEEWLQ